From a region of the Candidatus Neomarinimicrobiota bacterium genome:
- a CDS encoding FAD-dependent oxidoreductase encodes MVHKFDAIVVGAGGAGLRCALELSQHNYNVAVLSKLYPVRSHTGAAQGGMGAALGNEEPDSPEWHFFDTVKGSDYLGDQDAIEIMCEEAVETVLELEHFGLPFSRTPDGKIAQRPFGGHTRNFGEAPVKRACYAADRTGHMILHTLFEQCVKNQVRFFDEFYVLDLIIDGDTCVGVVAYDLTTGEIHVFQSKTTFFGTGGYGRIFSITSNAHTYTGDGMAICFRRSIPLEDMEFVQFHPTGMRKLGILVSEAARGEGGILRNREDLDNIGTGKDGFMAAVAPTVKDLAPRDVVSRTMYNEMKEGRGIAGTGDPATDYLYLDLVHLGAEVINTKLPDISHFARTYLAVEPIKEPIPVQPTTHYAMGGIPTDIDGRVL; translated from the coding sequence ATGGTTCACAAGTTTGATGCGATCGTAGTAGGTGCTGGCGGTGCGGGCCTGCGCTGCGCACTGGAACTCAGCCAGCACAATTACAATGTGGCGGTTCTCTCCAAGCTCTACCCGGTGCGCAGCCACACCGGTGCGGCCCAGGGTGGTATGGGCGCGGCCCTGGGTAATGAGGAACCGGACAGCCCCGAATGGCACTTTTTCGATACCGTCAAGGGCTCCGATTACCTGGGCGACCAGGATGCTATCGAAATCATGTGCGAGGAGGCGGTGGAGACTGTCCTGGAGCTGGAGCATTTTGGCCTGCCTTTCAGCCGAACGCCCGATGGCAAGATCGCTCAGCGTCCCTTTGGTGGTCATACGCGAAACTTTGGTGAGGCCCCCGTCAAAAGGGCCTGCTATGCTGCCGATCGGACCGGCCACATGATTCTCCACACGCTCTTTGAACAGTGCGTGAAAAACCAGGTGCGGTTCTTTGATGAGTTCTACGTCTTGGATCTGATTATCGATGGGGACACCTGTGTGGGTGTTGTGGCCTATGACTTGACTACTGGCGAAATTCACGTGTTCCAGTCTAAGACGACCTTCTTTGGAACGGGCGGCTACGGCCGGATCTTTTCCATCACCTCCAACGCGCATACCTATACGGGAGATGGGATGGCCATCTGTTTCCGCCGGAGCATTCCGCTGGAGGATATGGAGTTCGTCCAGTTCCATCCCACCGGTATGCGTAAGCTGGGCATTCTCGTATCCGAGGCGGCCCGCGGCGAAGGTGGCATCCTGCGCAATCGGGAAGACCTGGACAACATCGGTACCGGTAAGGATGGCTTCATGGCCGCGGTAGCTCCGACCGTCAAAGACCTGGCGCCGCGGGATGTGGTTTCCAGAACCATGTACAACGAAATGAAAGAGGGCCGGGGTATTGCCGGTACCGGGGACCCCGCCACGGATTATCTCTACCTTGATCTGGTGCACCTGGGCGCTGAAGTCATTAATACCAAGCTGCCTGATATCTCCCATTTCGCTCGAACCTACCTGGCGGTTGAACCCATTAAGGAGCCGATCCCGGTACAGCCTACCACCCACTATGCCATGGGTGGGATCCCCACCGATATAGACGGCCGGGTATTGTG
- the sdhC gene encoding succinate dehydrogenase, cytochrome b556 subunit, which produces MYKIKEGMFSWLLHKVTGVAIVAFLIFHIWSMAKMSKGPEAFNAVIEVYKTALYRAGEVLLLGAILFHGLNGLRLIIGEFIPRTLHKHKLAVYLTLFLAGALFIIGGVIMWRAEL; this is translated from the coding sequence ATGTATAAGATTAAGGAAGGGATGTTCTCCTGGCTCTTGCATAAGGTCACGGGGGTAGCCATCGTCGCTTTTCTGATCTTTCATATCTGGAGCATGGCCAAGATGTCCAAGGGGCCGGAAGCCTTCAACGCCGTCATCGAAGTCTACAAGACTGCCCTGTACCGGGCCGGTGAAGTGTTGCTGCTGGGGGCTATCCTGTTCCATGGGCTCAATGGCCTGCGGTTGATCATCGGAGAATTCATCCCCCGGACCTTGCATAAGCATAAACTGGCCGTCTACCTCACCCTTTTTCTGGCGGGAGCGCTGTTTATCATCGGCGGCGTGATCATGTGGAGGGCGGAATTATGA